In Desulfosediminicola ganghwensis, a single window of DNA contains:
- a CDS encoding DVU0298 family protein has product MSRRDVKRQVLAILALENVEEVKRKISDFSPSAVISPLFSGLCSVSETTRHNAIVAFGVVVPTLADENMEAARVVMRRFLWTLNDESGGIGWGAPEAMAEIMASDTRIAKEYLHMLLSYMHGDGEELHQDGNYLELPMLQRGLLWGIARLCEAQKELMLANDVVSDLKGYLTSEDGVVRGLALWCLCLLGDATLRREVSHLQGDTTRFTVMKDGEATHLSTGKLIERYLSGAI; this is encoded by the coding sequence ATGAGCAGGCGTGATGTCAAAAGGCAGGTTCTAGCTATTCTCGCCCTGGAGAATGTCGAAGAGGTAAAACGAAAAATTTCCGATTTTTCCCCATCAGCGGTTATTAGTCCACTTTTTTCGGGTTTATGTTCTGTATCAGAGACAACCCGGCACAATGCTATCGTTGCCTTCGGGGTGGTTGTACCAACTCTGGCTGATGAGAATATGGAAGCAGCCAGAGTAGTGATGCGTCGTTTTTTGTGGACCCTTAATGATGAATCAGGCGGTATCGGCTGGGGGGCACCAGAGGCGATGGCTGAGATAATGGCATCTGATACAAGAATTGCAAAAGAGTATCTGCATATGCTGCTATCTTATATGCATGGGGATGGTGAAGAGCTTCACCAGGATGGTAACTACCTTGAATTGCCAATGCTGCAGCGCGGTCTTCTGTGGGGAATAGCGAGGCTTTGTGAGGCGCAAAAAGAGCTGATGCTTGCCAACGATGTAGTCAGCGATCTGAAAGGATATCTCACATCAGAAGATGGAGTGGTTCGTGGTCTGGCGCTCTGGTGTTTATGTCTGCTGGGGGATGCGACTCTGCGACGGGAGGTGAGTCACTTGCAGGGAGATACAACGAGATTTACGGTCATGAAAGATGGAGAGGCAACACATCTCAGCACAGGAAAACTCATTGAGCGTTACCTCTCCGGGGCCATCTAG
- a CDS encoding SDR family NAD(P)-dependent oxidoreductase: MNLSGKTVLIPGASRLIGRAIARRFAQAGANLVLPWYDWPESVKEMDEEFIRSGTSTLSMKCDLRNLDLVNELLERARDKFSTIDYLVNNIERGGMPVVHGSYFHDHNKDQWQLEVETTIKAKWNLYQCTKPLMTGPHCAIVNISSIAGLVGRSGPAACFFNDGYSAANSAIRNLTETWARECAPRIRVNELMIGLIDGRHGDHTRGWTILTDSEKRLLLNHTLLERTGTPQEVAQMVYFLAIEASYLTGSVIRMDGGYVLGGEHVPSLPAGVLG, from the coding sequence ATGAATTTATCAGGAAAAACTGTCCTCATTCCAGGTGCTTCAAGATTAATTGGCAGAGCCATTGCCAGGCGTTTTGCTCAGGCCGGGGCAAACCTGGTTCTCCCGTGGTACGACTGGCCGGAATCTGTAAAGGAAATGGACGAGGAGTTTATCCGGTCAGGAACCAGTACGTTATCAATGAAATGCGATCTGCGTAATCTTGACCTGGTGAATGAGCTTCTGGAGCGAGCCAGGGATAAATTTTCCACGATAGATTACCTGGTCAACAATATCGAACGAGGTGGAATGCCCGTCGTTCACGGCTCATATTTCCATGATCACAATAAGGACCAGTGGCAACTTGAAGTTGAGACCACCATAAAAGCCAAATGGAATTTGTATCAATGCACCAAACCACTGATGACCGGTCCTCACTGTGCAATCGTCAATATTTCCTCAATTGCCGGACTGGTTGGTCGTTCCGGTCCAGCTGCCTGCTTTTTTAATGATGGCTATAGCGCAGCGAATAGTGCTATTCGTAACCTTACTGAGACCTGGGCAAGAGAATGTGCCCCCCGGATTCGGGTCAACGAATTGATGATCGGTTTAATCGATGGCCGGCATGGAGATCACACCAGGGGCTGGACGATCCTTACCGATTCAGAAAAGAGGCTGTTGTTGAACCATACACTTCTGGAACGTACCGGTACACCGCAGGAAGTCGCACAAATGGTATATTTCCTTGCTATTGAAGCAAGTTATTTAACAGGTAGTGTTATTCGAATGGACGGAGGATACGTACTTGGCGGGGAGCACGTGCCTTCATTGCCTGCCGGAGTACTTGGCTGA
- a CDS encoding M16 family metallopeptidase, whose protein sequence is MKHVLSIGVAFFFLVITSSLHAEMTNQVCMATPGWPSDRSDLEADPSLVRGTLNNGMRYVIKENSEPKSRVAMYLLINAGSLNELESQRGVAHFLEHMLFNGSTHFKPGELVKFFQDIGMNFGGDTNAFTSFDQTAYNIILPDGTSENLEKGFLVLSDYARRALLLESEIDRERGVILSEKRSRDSVGYRARVKASEFKYDGTLLATRQPIGLESVIKDADRELLKSFYDTWYRTDNMVVVVVGDVSSEQVKPLLEDAFSPLESPEDAPVCLDFGAVIHAEDKAYYHYDPDLGSTNVSIDSIWNLTRRNDSKAMQREEVIRVANIMMMQRRLNKLQESEGELFSGIGYYSGDMVRKLGYSTLSASVVNGKWQEGLEYLENYLRQVLEYGFQEQEFELVKKELISMLERAVLTADTKPSQKIARSIMRAFVSDRVIMSPQQELDLYSAMLDDLTMTEINAGIRKDWSQGNRLVSVEGSTEIAGNKAEAKILDQYLLAKTKAVTPYKEDIVGEFPYLTIPDVDDSIVKEQHRIESIDAERIIYANNVSLILKPTEFNANTIQLVLDFGSGKLSEPKPGMGMLANDIVNDSGTANLTSTALDELLAGTTVQLNFEVREDSFRLSGSSLTKDSELLFQLLYTLLNDPGFRERSYTIARNQLKEMYDSIANEAEGAKASGVERFFAGGDERVGLPPWEDVEAISLKEIEAWLVPQFAAGGVEVAVVGDFDPERIKELARTYLGGLEKREPISGTSSTLTFPRGQQHVELVNSQIDKSIVVVAWPTDDFWDINRTRRLNVLAGIFRERLRQVVREKLGATYSPVVFSAPSRVYTDYGRLQAEVVVAPGKENEIIKEITTIARELSTKPVPKEELDRVIEPYLTSLRDAVNSNPYWLRSVLANSTRHPEQLEWPASILTDFQGITTGDVESLAKQYLLPDAAATAVIKQAESKNNAQADTGKPAD, encoded by the coding sequence ATGAAACATGTTCTATCTATTGGAGTTGCGTTCTTTTTTCTAGTTATAACCAGTTCACTGCATGCAGAGATGACGAATCAGGTGTGTATGGCTACGCCAGGGTGGCCGTCGGATCGCAGTGATCTGGAGGCTGATCCATCTCTTGTCCGCGGTACCCTGAATAATGGCATGCGCTATGTCATCAAGGAGAATTCTGAGCCGAAAAGCAGAGTGGCTATGTATCTGCTCATCAACGCAGGCTCGCTGAATGAGCTTGAATCACAAAGGGGAGTGGCTCATTTTCTTGAACATATGCTGTTTAACGGCAGCACCCACTTTAAACCTGGTGAATTGGTGAAGTTCTTTCAGGATATCGGTATGAATTTTGGCGGCGACACCAATGCATTCACCAGTTTTGATCAGACGGCATACAACATCATTCTGCCTGATGGGACCAGTGAAAATCTCGAAAAGGGATTCCTGGTACTCTCTGATTACGCAAGAAGAGCGCTGCTGCTGGAATCAGAAATAGATAGAGAGCGAGGAGTTATACTTTCAGAAAAGAGATCGAGGGATTCTGTCGGCTACCGGGCACGAGTCAAAGCGAGCGAGTTCAAATATGATGGGACCCTCCTGGCAACACGTCAACCGATAGGGCTCGAATCGGTGATAAAGGATGCAGACAGAGAACTGTTGAAATCATTTTATGACACATGGTATCGAACAGACAACATGGTGGTTGTGGTTGTCGGTGATGTGTCAAGTGAACAGGTGAAGCCCCTTCTTGAAGACGCGTTTTCGCCGCTTGAATCTCCAGAAGATGCCCCTGTGTGCCTTGATTTCGGAGCTGTAATCCATGCTGAAGACAAAGCCTATTATCATTATGATCCAGATCTGGGGAGTACAAATGTCTCTATAGACTCAATCTGGAACCTGACTCGTCGAAATGACAGTAAGGCTATGCAACGAGAAGAGGTGATACGGGTTGCGAACATCATGATGATGCAGAGACGTCTCAATAAACTGCAGGAAAGTGAAGGGGAACTCTTCTCGGGTATTGGTTACTATTCCGGAGATATGGTTCGAAAGCTCGGGTACTCGACCCTGAGTGCGAGTGTTGTTAATGGAAAATGGCAGGAAGGCCTCGAATATTTGGAAAATTATCTGAGGCAGGTGCTGGAATATGGATTTCAGGAGCAGGAATTTGAACTTGTGAAGAAAGAGCTCATTTCGATGTTGGAGCGTGCAGTGTTGACAGCCGACACCAAGCCGTCTCAAAAGATTGCCAGGTCGATAATGCGCGCGTTTGTCAGTGACAGGGTTATCATGTCCCCCCAGCAGGAGCTTGATCTGTATTCAGCCATGCTCGATGATTTAACTATGACAGAGATTAATGCTGGCATCAGAAAAGACTGGTCACAGGGGAACAGATTGGTCTCCGTTGAAGGCAGTACTGAAATCGCAGGTAATAAAGCTGAAGCGAAAATCCTCGACCAGTATCTTTTGGCAAAAACAAAAGCCGTTACACCTTATAAGGAGGATATCGTAGGGGAATTTCCGTATCTTACGATACCGGATGTTGATGACTCGATAGTCAAAGAACAGCATAGGATAGAATCGATAGATGCAGAGCGTATAATCTATGCGAATAATGTTTCGCTCATATTAAAACCCACTGAATTCAACGCAAATACCATCCAGCTGGTTCTTGATTTTGGTAGTGGTAAGCTTAGCGAGCCTAAACCGGGAATGGGGATGTTGGCCAATGATATAGTCAATGATTCCGGAACGGCTAATCTGACCAGTACTGCACTTGACGAATTACTCGCTGGAACCACCGTCCAGTTAAACTTTGAGGTGCGTGAGGACAGTTTCAGACTTTCAGGGAGCAGTCTTACCAAAGATTCTGAGCTCCTGTTCCAATTGCTCTATACCCTGCTCAATGACCCTGGTTTTCGTGAAAGATCCTACACGATTGCACGTAATCAGCTAAAAGAAATGTATGACAGTATTGCAAATGAGGCGGAAGGCGCAAAGGCCTCGGGTGTGGAGCGGTTTTTTGCCGGCGGAGACGAGAGGGTGGGATTGCCGCCCTGGGAGGATGTTGAGGCGATCAGCCTGAAAGAGATAGAGGCGTGGCTCGTTCCTCAATTTGCCGCTGGCGGTGTCGAGGTGGCCGTTGTAGGTGATTTTGATCCTGAAAGAATAAAAGAACTCGCACGGACGTATCTGGGGGGACTTGAAAAGAGAGAACCCATCTCCGGCACCAGCTCAACATTAACTTTTCCGAGAGGGCAGCAGCATGTAGAACTGGTCAACTCTCAGATCGATAAATCAATTGTAGTCGTGGCGTGGCCTACTGATGATTTTTGGGATATTAACAGGACAAGGCGACTCAATGTGCTTGCCGGAATCTTTCGTGAGAGGCTGCGACAGGTTGTTCGGGAGAAGCTCGGCGCAACCTATTCACCAGTGGTGTTCAGCGCTCCAAGCAGAGTGTATACTGATTACGGTCGATTGCAGGCAGAAGTGGTTGTGGCGCCGGGCAAGGAAAATGAGATCATCAAGGAGATAACGACCATTGCCAGGGAGTTGAGCACGAAGCCAGTTCCCAAAGAAGAACTCGATAGAGTTATTGAACCTTACCTTACCTCTCTAAGGGACGCAGTGAACAGCAATCCATATTGGCTCAGGTCTGTCCTGGCAAATTCAACACGGCATCCGGAGCAGCTCGAATGGCCTGCGTCCATTCTTACAGATTTTCAGGGGATCACAACCGGGGATGTTGAATCGCTGGCAAAACAGTATTTGTTACCCGATGCTGCAGCTACTGCCGTGATTAAACAGGCAGAGTCGAAAAATAACGCTCAAGCGGATACCGGAAAACCAGCTGACTAA
- a CDS encoding universal stress protein — MKKKILVALDDSINSFLSLDYTAHLFADQHDIEICILHCDSSSRCFAEPENPQHSLIPDRPLSKQALKGSRLLEKAHQKLIDLKLPAERISRIHHRAATIATSIQQVAEQNLVDSLVIARRGVGFVGELLMGSVSSTLFDSCHSIPLWIIDGEIKSKKFLVPVDGTPSSLMAIDHLSHIFAGRDDLCFYLFHARGYLSPPPACRPEDFYDKWGKDWCDANLSGNGCMFTGPTDLLTEAGIPPKCIITLPQPKALEESSAIISSARKNDCGTIVIGRRPARESKGFLGGVARRTIMQTEDLALWVVG, encoded by the coding sequence ATGAAGAAAAAAATACTGGTCGCGCTTGATGACTCTATAAACAGCTTTCTTTCACTTGATTACACAGCCCATCTTTTCGCTGATCAGCATGACATAGAGATATGTATTCTCCATTGTGACAGCAGCTCCAGATGTTTCGCCGAACCGGAAAATCCGCAACATTCACTCATACCTGATCGCCCGCTCAGCAAACAAGCTCTTAAGGGCAGCAGGCTGCTTGAAAAAGCGCACCAGAAGCTTATTGATCTTAAACTCCCGGCCGAACGGATTTCGCGGATTCATCACAGGGCTGCAACAATAGCTACTTCCATCCAACAGGTGGCGGAACAAAATCTCGTAGACAGCCTCGTCATAGCACGGCGCGGAGTCGGGTTTGTGGGCGAGTTGCTGATGGGTTCTGTCTCCTCCACACTCTTCGATAGCTGTCACTCTATTCCGCTCTGGATCATCGATGGTGAAATCAAATCAAAGAAATTTCTTGTGCCCGTAGACGGCACACCATCATCACTGATGGCCATCGATCATCTCTCCCATATTTTTGCAGGCAGAGATGATCTCTGCTTTTATCTTTTCCACGCAAGGGGTTACCTCTCTCCACCGCCAGCATGTCGCCCCGAGGATTTCTATGACAAGTGGGGTAAAGACTGGTGTGATGCCAACCTGTCAGGAAACGGCTGCATGTTCACAGGCCCCACTGACCTGTTAACAGAAGCTGGGATTCCTCCAAAATGCATTATAACCCTGCCACAACCCAAAGCCCTTGAAGAAAGCTCAGCGATTATAAGCAGTGCCAGAAAAAATGACTGTGGCACAATAGTTATCGGCAGGCGCCCGGCAAGAGAGAGCAAAGGATTTCTTGGAGGTGTTGCCAGGCGGACAATAATGCAGACGGAAGATCTGGCTCTATGGGTTGTCGGCTGA
- the cobI gene encoding precorrin-2 C(20)-methyltransferase, with protein sequence MRSTLFIVGTGPGDPELLTIKAVNTIKSCPAVAAPKGSKNGSSTALSIVQQAVDVSEKEVFELYFPMKKVRLGEKLHPEIEVAWQKAAETILSLLDAGKNVVFPTLGDPAIYSTGYYLYETICSLREDVHVEFVSGISAMSSCSASTATPICLGDDLLAVVPATFSEEKLRNALLEYDAIVLMKVHRVMDRVCRLLRETGLTSNAVYVEKAGMTDQRIIEDLSKVPENPHYFSTIIVRKREGAAVQLRQIATAA encoded by the coding sequence ATGCGATCTACTCTATTTATCGTCGGCACAGGCCCAGGTGACCCTGAGTTACTAACGATTAAAGCTGTAAACACAATCAAGAGTTGTCCGGCTGTGGCTGCTCCCAAGGGCTCCAAAAACGGTAGTTCCACAGCCCTTTCCATTGTTCAGCAAGCAGTAGATGTCAGTGAAAAGGAAGTTTTTGAACTCTATTTCCCCATGAAGAAGGTTCGCCTGGGTGAAAAACTGCATCCGGAAATTGAGGTCGCCTGGCAAAAAGCAGCGGAAACAATTCTTTCATTGCTTGATGCTGGCAAAAATGTGGTCTTTCCTACCCTCGGTGACCCTGCGATCTACTCAACCGGCTATTATCTCTACGAGACAATCTGTTCCTTAAGGGAAGATGTACATGTTGAGTTTGTTTCCGGCATCTCAGCTATGTCCAGTTGCTCTGCTTCCACTGCAACCCCGATATGTCTGGGTGATGATCTGCTCGCCGTTGTTCCCGCCACCTTTTCTGAAGAAAAGCTCAGAAACGCCCTGCTTGAGTATGACGCCATTGTACTCATGAAAGTTCACAGGGTGATGGATCGTGTCTGCAGACTGCTGCGGGAGACCGGACTCACCAGCAATGCAGTCTACGTAGAGAAAGCAGGTATGACCGATCAGCGTATCATAGAAGATTTATCAAAAGTACCTGAAAATCCACATTATTTCTCTACTATCATTGTGCGCAAGCGCGAAGGGGCAGCAGTTCAACTCCGACAAATCGCCACGGCCGCCTGA
- a CDS encoding ABC transporter substrate-binding protein, whose product MNIKRMSKLGVLICLLSFALYGQSAFAQMTEITDDEGSTIRFDKPFSRIISLYPAHTENLAFLGCDEEFIGIGRSDNYPASISDKNRFSYRDNTEKFLAARPDLILIRPMISRSVPELISKLRSAGITVVSLQPTNIDQMFDYWRLLGLLTGKTTEADKMVQQFTLALDQLEDSIPVPREERPRVYFEAIHSKMKTFAPDAISMFALETGGGLNIANDAVARNNSNIAPYGKERILAKANEIDIYLSQTGRMNRVSLTDIYNEPGFQLIKALQTNSVFLVDEELVSRPTMRLLTGISKIQSALYPVLRREQPDVASHEPLFTPQTQLQKWQ is encoded by the coding sequence ATGAACATTAAGAGGATGAGTAAACTCGGGGTGTTGATTTGTCTATTGAGCTTCGCTCTATATGGCCAGTCAGCCTTCGCCCAGATGACCGAAATTACGGACGATGAGGGAAGCACCATCCGATTTGACAAGCCATTCAGCAGGATCATTTCCCTTTATCCCGCTCACACTGAAAACCTCGCTTTTTTAGGTTGTGACGAGGAGTTTATCGGTATTGGCCGTTCAGATAACTACCCAGCCTCAATTTCTGATAAGAATCGTTTCAGTTATCGTGACAATACGGAAAAATTTCTTGCCGCCAGGCCGGACCTGATTCTTATCCGCCCCATGATATCACGCTCAGTGCCAGAGCTTATCTCCAAGCTCCGCTCGGCCGGAATTACTGTTGTATCCCTGCAGCCTACTAATATCGATCAGATGTTTGACTACTGGCGACTGCTTGGACTTCTGACTGGCAAAACCACCGAAGCGGACAAAATGGTACAGCAGTTTACCCTCGCCCTTGATCAGCTGGAAGATAGTATCCCGGTTCCAAGGGAAGAGCGACCACGCGTTTATTTCGAGGCTATTCACTCCAAAATGAAAACCTTCGCCCCGGACGCTATATCGATGTTCGCTCTTGAGACTGGGGGAGGCCTGAATATTGCCAATGACGCTGTTGCCAGAAACAACAGCAATATAGCCCCTTACGGAAAGGAGCGTATTCTCGCCAAGGCCAATGAAATAGATATTTACCTCAGTCAGACAGGCAGGATGAACAGGGTAAGTCTTACAGATATATACAACGAACCCGGCTTTCAGCTCATAAAAGCATTACAGACGAATTCTGTCTTTTTAGTTGATGAAGAACTTGTTTCACGTCCCACCATGCGGCTACTCACAGGCATTAGTAAAATCCAATCAGCGCTGTACCCTGTACTGAGACGGGAACAGCCTGATGTAGCCAGCCATGAACCTCTTTTCACTCCTCAGACCCAATTGCAAAAATGGCAATGA
- a CDS encoding ABC transporter ATP-binding protein — protein sequence MPENSSIVYQVSDCYYQYRNHPCLSGLNFQLKKGKMYGLIGPNGSGKTTLINLLNGSRQPTRGKVQLRGTVVHRLPKLDLAKVLSFVPQNVALHFEYSVFEVVMMGRHPFIDRFGTPSQKDIDLVMEAIKTLDIYQLRNRMVTRLSGGERQRVLVARALAQNTEVLVLDEPTASLDVRHSIDIMQALRERVDHDSITVVGAIHDLDLAAAYCDELIVMENGQIAASGSVEDILTSELLQTVFRVHADIVHQALGNPHIQYRYNNEH from the coding sequence ATGCCTGAAAACAGTTCCATCGTCTACCAGGTATCCGATTGCTATTACCAATACCGCAATCACCCCTGCCTTTCAGGGCTTAATTTTCAGTTAAAAAAGGGGAAAATGTATGGGCTTATCGGCCCCAACGGCAGCGGAAAAACTACACTCATCAACCTGTTAAACGGCAGCCGACAGCCAACCCGAGGCAAGGTGCAGCTGCGTGGAACTGTAGTCCACCGCCTGCCAAAACTTGATCTTGCTAAAGTGCTTTCATTTGTACCCCAGAACGTGGCACTTCATTTCGAATACTCCGTCTTTGAAGTGGTAATGATGGGCCGACACCCGTTTATTGACAGGTTCGGCACACCTTCGCAAAAAGATATCGACCTGGTTATGGAAGCCATTAAGACACTTGACATTTACCAACTCCGTAACCGAATGGTAACCAGGCTTTCAGGTGGCGAAAGGCAAAGAGTACTGGTGGCACGGGCGCTTGCCCAGAACACCGAAGTCCTTGTACTTGATGAACCCACAGCAAGCCTCGATGTCCGGCATTCCATAGATATTATGCAGGCACTTCGGGAAAGAGTAGACCATGACTCGATAACTGTAGTTGGAGCTATCCATGACCTCGATCTCGCTGCTGCCTACTGTGATGAGCTTATTGTTATGGAAAATGGGCAAATAGCAGCATCCGGCTCTGTTGAAGACATTCTCACTTCTGAATTACTGCAAACTGTTTTCAGGGTTCATGCCGATATCGTACATCAGGCCCTGGGAAATCCGCATATACAGTACAGGTACAACAATGAACATTAA
- a CDS encoding FecCD family ABC transporter permease, which produces MRGKAKLLFGSLITVLVAVIITATGMGYISISAADVIATLWQTLFDQPGLSAAVNTTNSVIIMDVRLPRILVAALVGGGLALAGGIFQAILLNPLADPYTLGISSGAAFGASTAFILSIIGISLPVSYLVPFFAFIGAVTTLGAVFYLSSDDPQLSSNTLILSGVIVAAILSAGIGFIKYMADEEVGVIIFWLMGSFIGKSWHDAGLLLLILAPCLLFCCYYARDLNIMALGTTTADTLGVDSAKIRRQLLISASLITAICVAVSGVIGFVGLIVPHMLRMITGPDNRILLPASFLAGSILLLVADTVTRAILPHEIPIGVLTALIGGPFFCYIFRKRQLGRGYA; this is translated from the coding sequence ATGCGCGGCAAGGCAAAACTACTTTTTGGCTCACTGATAACTGTACTCGTTGCTGTAATTATCACTGCAACCGGTATGGGCTATATCAGCATATCTGCAGCCGATGTTATCGCAACACTCTGGCAGACGCTTTTCGATCAACCAGGGCTCAGTGCAGCTGTAAATACCACCAACTCTGTCATCATCATGGATGTACGGTTGCCGCGCATACTCGTTGCGGCCCTTGTCGGAGGAGGCCTCGCCCTTGCCGGAGGTATATTTCAGGCAATACTGCTTAACCCTCTGGCCGACCCGTATACTCTCGGCATTTCATCCGGTGCGGCATTTGGTGCTTCTACAGCCTTTATACTATCGATTATCGGCATATCCCTGCCTGTCTCATATTTAGTTCCCTTTTTTGCATTTATTGGAGCTGTTACAACACTTGGAGCGGTGTTTTATCTTTCTTCGGACGATCCGCAACTTTCCTCAAATACCCTTATCCTTTCGGGCGTTATTGTAGCAGCAATACTCTCAGCGGGAATCGGCTTTATAAAATACATGGCTGACGAAGAGGTGGGTGTTATCATTTTCTGGTTGATGGGCTCATTTATCGGTAAATCGTGGCACGATGCAGGGCTTCTTTTACTGATTCTAGCTCCATGTCTGCTCTTTTGTTGCTACTATGCCAGGGATCTCAATATTATGGCGCTAGGCACCACCACCGCTGACACTCTCGGAGTGGATAGTGCCAAAATCCGCAGGCAACTCCTGATAAGTGCTTCTCTTATTACAGCGATCTGTGTCGCTGTATCTGGTGTCATCGGCTTTGTCGGCCTCATTGTTCCCCATATGCTTCGAATGATAACAGGGCCTGATAACAGGATTCTTTTACCTGCGTCATTTCTTGCCGGTTCTATCCTGCTGCTGGTCGCGGACACCGTTACCCGCGCAATTCTTCCCCACGAAATACCAATCGGAGTATTGACTGCGCTTATCGGTGGCCCCTTCTTCTGTTACATCTTCAGAAAACGCCAGCTTGGGAGGGGATATGCCTGA
- the sppA gene encoding signal peptide peptidase SppA yields the protein MKDLIKAIANIFKYTGRTISVIRNTLINLVFLFILFVLVVGIFSSDAPQLNDNSLLHLNLSGDIVEEPPTTDALTSAVDSLAGSEQKQRYVLLQDVIDAIETAADDNAITAILLDLKNLGAAGLNQMNTIGEALNAFRQKGKKVYASEDFYTQKQYYLASYADTIIVNPMGGVDLHGFGTYPLYFKEAIDKLKVNYHVFKVGDYKSALEPFTRNSMSEYARSQNSQWLNDLWESFSGSIALQRGFSPEVIPNYIENIATNLAAAGGDTAQLALDNGLVDKVLTHNDFKRFLKKATDNASENLITLNNYLSFVDQSYNSYNNNGDVIGIVVAEGKIVGGNQPAGVIGSESLGKLLRDARENQSVKAVVLRINSGGGSAFASEIIRQEVLELKEAGKPIVVSMGALAASGAYWISADADQIWASPTTLTGSIGIFGAIPTFEDTLAEIGVYSDGVGTTSLSAGLNVTQPLPESLRRSIQLTVENGYERFLSIVENGRGIEQDRMELIAEGRVFSGMKAKEIDLVDELGGLSDAVVAAAELAGLDDYSTVYIKREISVRDKLIKQLTNATISVFPDFFASSFLVNIYRKMQHQVRDLLIMNDPNGIYADSMLQLPE from the coding sequence ATGAAAGACCTCATCAAAGCTATTGCCAATATTTTCAAATATACCGGCCGGACCATAAGCGTTATACGTAATACCCTGATCAACCTGGTGTTTCTCTTTATCCTTTTTGTTCTCGTTGTCGGGATCTTCAGTTCTGATGCACCACAACTCAATGACAACTCACTCCTTCACCTCAACCTGAGCGGTGACATAGTCGAAGAGCCTCCCACAACAGATGCTTTAACCAGCGCCGTGGACTCCCTGGCAGGCTCTGAGCAGAAACAACGCTATGTGCTTCTCCAGGACGTAATTGATGCAATCGAGACCGCTGCAGACGATAACGCTATCACAGCTATTCTTCTCGATTTGAAAAATCTGGGTGCTGCAGGCCTCAACCAGATGAACACCATAGGTGAAGCGCTGAACGCTTTTCGCCAAAAAGGGAAAAAGGTCTATGCTTCAGAAGACTTTTATACCCAGAAACAGTACTACCTCGCCTCCTATGCAGATACCATTATAGTCAACCCCATGGGCGGTGTTGATCTGCACGGTTTCGGCACCTACCCACTCTATTTCAAAGAGGCCATCGACAAACTTAAAGTAAATTATCATGTATTCAAGGTTGGCGACTATAAATCAGCTCTTGAACCCTTCACCCGAAACTCGATGTCCGAGTACGCCAGAAGTCAGAATAGCCAATGGCTCAATGATCTTTGGGAGAGCTTTTCAGGCAGCATAGCCCTCCAGCGTGGTTTTTCGCCTGAAGTTATACCCAATTATATTGAAAATATTGCCACCAACCTTGCTGCCGCAGGTGGAGACACTGCGCAACTGGCCCTCGATAATGGTCTGGTGGACAAAGTTCTGACTCACAACGATTTCAAGCGATTCCTCAAAAAAGCCACAGATAACGCCAGTGAAAATCTGATTACGCTCAATAACTATCTCAGTTTTGTTGATCAGTCTTACAATTCCTACAATAATAACGGAGATGTAATCGGCATCGTTGTTGCTGAGGGAAAAATCGTCGGAGGTAACCAGCCTGCAGGGGTGATCGGCAGTGAATCACTTGGCAAACTCCTGCGGGATGCCCGGGAAAATCAATCTGTAAAAGCGGTGGTATTGAGAATAAATTCCGGTGGTGGTTCAGCCTTCGCCTCCGAGATCATCCGACAGGAGGTTCTTGAACTAAAAGAGGCAGGTAAACCGATTGTGGTCTCTATGGGTGCACTCGCCGCTTCCGGCGCATACTGGATTTCGGCTGATGCTGATCAGATCTGGGCTTCTCCCACAACTCTCACCGGCTCAATCGGTATTTTCGGCGCCATACCGACCTTCGAAGATACTCTTGCCGAAATTGGCGTATACAGTGACGGCGTCGGCACCACCAGCCTCTCAGCTGGTCTGAACGTAACCCAGCCGCTGCCGGAGAGCCTCAGGCGATCAATCCAGCTTACTGTTGAAAACGGCTATGAAAGGTTTCTCTCTATTGTGGAGAATGGCCGTGGAATTGAGCAGGATCGAATGGAACTCATTGCCGAAGGGCGTGTTTTTTCAGGCATGAAGGCAAAGGAAATCGATCTGGTCGACGAGCTTGGCGGCCTCTCAGACGCTGTCGTCGCTGCGGCAGAGCTTGCCGGTTTGGACGATTATTCGACAGTTTACATTAAAAGAGAGATATCTGTTCGTGACAAACTCATCAAACAGCTGACCAATGCGACTATTTCTGTTTTTCCTGACTTTTTTGCGTCGTCTTTTCTGGTAAACATCTATCGAAAGATGCAGCATCAGGTCAGAGATCTCCTGATCATGAATGATCCCAATGGCATTTATGCCGACTCAATGTTACAACTACCCGAATAG